CTGGCAGGGCTGGTGTCACTGGCAGCGTTCACCGCCGTCACGGTCGTCCTCATCGGCGACGCGGTGCCGCCCTTCCAGGGCCTGGACGCGAGCGTGACCCTGTGGGCCCTGGAGGTCCGCGCCGACCCGCTCACCGCCGTCGCCGTCCTGCTGCACCACATCGGCCAGCGGCCGTGGGGGGTGCTGCTGCTGGCCGCGGTGGCGGCCCCGCTGGTGTACCTGCGGCGGTGGTGGAGCCTGCTGCTGGTGCTGACCGCATGGCTGGCCACGTCGGCGATCGCGGTCAAGGCGCTCAAGGAGCTGCTGGGCCGCGAACGGCCGGTCGACCAGCTGATCCAGGAGACCTCTCCGGCGTTCCCGTCCGGCCACGCGGCCTACGCCGCGGTCCTCGGCATGGCCGTCGTCGCCGTGGCCGTCCGGCACCGCGGGTGGGCTCTCGTCGGCGCGCTGCTGTTCACCGCGGTGATGGGCTGGAGCAGGATCTACCTCGGCGTGCACTGGTTCTCCGACACGGTCGCCGGCGCCCTGCTGGGGTGGGGGATCGCGCTGGTGACGTGGTGGGCGTTCGCGCTGCCGGGACTCGTTCCGGTCACCCGAGCCCCATCGGAGCCCGCCCCGGAGCAGGTCCGCGCGGCCGACGACTAGGCTGGGACCGTGTCCGAAACCCTGTTCGACGACGCCGGAGCCGAAGCCCAGCGCGGCCAGGAGCCGCTCGCGGTGCGCATGCGGCCGCGCACGCTCGACGAGGTCGTCGGCCAGCGGCACCTGCTCGGTGCGGGCAGTCCGCTGCGCCGGCTGGTCGAGGACGACGCGCCGATGTCGCTGTTCCTGTGGGGGCCGCCGGGCACCGGCAAGACCACCCTGGCCACGGTCGTCAGCCGGGTCACGCAGCGGCGCTTCGTGGAGCTGTCCGCCGTCACCGCGGGAGTGAAGGACGTGCGGGCCGTCATCGACGACGCCCGCCGTCAGATGGGGATGCGCGGCACGCGGACGCTGCTCTTCGTCGACGAGGTGCACCGCTTCAACAAGGCCCAGCAGGACGCGCTGCTGCCCGCGGTGGAGAACCGCTGGGTGAGCTTCATCGGCGCCACCACCGAGAACCCGTTCTTCTCCGTGATCAGCCCGCTGCTGTCGCGCTCCCTGCTGCTCACGCTGGAACCGCACACCGACGACGACGTCCGCACCGTCATCGAACGCGCGCTCGCCGACGAGCGCGGGCTGAACGGGCGCCACACGCTCGACGCCGAGGCCGCCGAGCACCTCGTCCGCCTCGCCGGGGGCGACGCCCGCCGGTCGCTGACCTACCTGGAGGCCGCCGACCTCGTGGCCGGTACGCGCTCGGAGATCACGGTCGCCGACGTCGAGCGCGCGGTGGACCGGCACGCCGTGCGCTACGACCGCTCCGGCGACCAGCACTACGACGTCGTCAGCGCGTTCATCAAGAGCATGCGCGGCAGCGACGTCGACGCCTCCCTGCACTACCTGGCGCGGATGATCGAGGCGGGGGAGGACCCGCGCTTCATCGCGCGCCGCATCGTCGTGCACGCCAGCGAGGACGTCGGCATGGCCGACCCCGGCGCCCTGCAGGTGGCGGTCGCCGCCGCCCAGGCGGTGGACCTGATCGGACTGCCCGAGGCGCGCATCAACCTGGCCCAGGCCGTCATCCACATCGCGCTCGCACCCAAGTCCAACGCGGTGATCGGCGCCATCGACGCCGCGATGGCCGATGTCCGGGCCGGCCGGGCCGGAGCGGTCCCGCCGCACCTGCGCGACGGCCACTACAAGGGCGCCAAGGCGCTGGGGCACGGCGAGGGCTACGAGTACGCCCACGACCACCCCGGCGGCGTGGTCGCCCAGCGCTACGCCCCCGACTCCGTCGCCGGGCGGGAGTACTACCGGCCCACCACCCACGGCGCCGAACGCCGCTTCGGCGAGGTCCTGGAGCGGATCAGGGGCGTGCTGCGGGGCGGATCGCGGCGCCCGTGAGGCGCCGCCGCCCGCGGCGCGGATACCTCGGACAGGGGACAGATGAAGAAGAAGCCGGCCGCCGCGGCGCCGGCCGCGGCGGCGCTGCTGACGGGTTCGGCCGTTTCGGCCGCACCCGCTTCGGCGGGTCCTACAACGGCGTCTGCGGATCGGGCCACTCCGTTGTCAACTCCGCCCAGATCCCCGGCAAGGCCACGGTGTACCTGACCTGCAGCGACTCCACCGGCAAGAACTGCGTCGTCACCGTCCTCGACGACCCCGGCGGCACGGGCCGATCTCCGCCGGGTCCGCCTCCGTCAGGTCGGTGGCGGTGGAGGGAAGGACGACGGAGAACGCGTTCGCGGCTTTCACGGGAGGGAATACCGATTCTCGTCTGTATGGTCAGGGAATCCGAGGTCGTCGCCGACCGTCCGCCACGGGGCAAGGGGAGGGAGCGGCATGTCGGCCGCTTCGGGGCCGCCCGCCGCAGGCGTCGCGCACCGGTCCGATGATCCTAGTCCTTACGGGGCGAACCGCTGGAAACCCGGCCGGAACGGACGGCGGCGCCCGGGCCCCGGCAGCGCGGCGGGGCCCTACCGGTCCGCCGGCCGGTACAGCTCGGTGATCCGCACGATCTCGGGGAGGCCGTCCTCGGTCTCCTCTTCGGCGTAGGTGACCTCGGCGATCACCACGTCGCCCCAGCTCAGGTAATTGATGAAGTCCTGCCCGGTCACCTCGAAGGTGCCGCGGCCCTCCTCATCGGTGTAGAGCTGGCCGGGGGTGAGGCAGAACCGCGCGCACAGGACCTCGGCGTCGGGCGCGATCCGCGCCTCCAGCGGGTCGCCGGAGGCCTCGGCGTCCTCCCACTGCCCGCTCCACTCCTGCTGGGTCGGGATCTCCCCGGTCGGCGCCGCCGCCCCCTCCTCCACCCGCTCGACCTCGGTGTAGACCCACGGGCCGTCGACCGGATCGGGCTGCGGGACCTCGCCGAAGCGCACCACCGCGGTCCGCGGCCCCTCCGGCGCCGGGCTCGCCGACGGCGTGGAGTCGGCCGCGGCCTGCTCGGCCGCGCCGCCGCCGGTCAGCGCCGAGACCCCGGCCCAGATCCCGCCGCCGATCAGCGCGAGGGCCAGTGCGGCTCCGCCGACCACCAGCGGCACCCGGCCGCGCCCGCCGGAGGGGGCGCCGTCGAGGTGGATGACCCTCGGCAGCCAGGCGGGCTCCACGATGCCCTGCCACTCGCGGCTCAGCAGCCGGGTCACGGCCGTGCCCGGCACACCGTGCTCGGCGGCTTCGGCGATCGAGGCGCGCTCCCACACCGCGATCGCGGCCCCCAGCAGCTCGCGCACCGAGGGCCGGGCCCCCGCCTGCTTGGAAAGGGCCCGGCGCAGCAGGGGCACGAGGTCGGCGGGCACCCCGTCCAGGTCCGGTTCGGTATCGGCCACCCGCGCGGCGAGCACCTCCGGCTCGCCGAGGCCGAAGGGCAGCCGCCCGGTGGCGGCGAACGCCACCACGGCGCCCCAGGCGAACACGTCGCCGGACTGGCTGGGCGGTTCGCCGCGGTGCCGCTCCGGGCTCATCCACGCGGCCGACTGCCGCAGGGCGGTCGCGTCACCGGGCAGGGCGCAGTCGAGGATGCGCGGCCCGGACGAGCTCAGCAGGATGTTGCTGGGTTTGAGGTCGCCGTGGGCCAGACCGGAGCCGTGCAGCGCCTGCAGCCCCTCGGCGATGCCGGCCGCCAGCGCGATGAGCCGTCCGGCCCCCATGGCGCCGCGCTTGCGCGCGTACTGGGCGAGCGGGACACCCGAGGTGTAGGGCATGGCCAGCCAGGGGGGAGTGGCGTAGGCGTCGAAGGCCACCGGCGGCACGTAGCAGCGCCCGTCCACGGCCGAGAGCGCGTGCAGCCGCCGTTCCAGTTCGGCGCGGGTCCAGTCGTCGGTCAGGTGCGAGGAGTGCAGGGTCTTGACCGCCAGGACGGCGTCGGAGGCGACCGTCGGGTTGACCGCCGCGTACACCGTGCCCGTGCGCCCCGAACCGATGCGCCCGATCACCACGTAGGGGCCGACCGTCCGGGGGTCCTCTGCGGCCAGGGGGACGAGGTTCGGCGGCACCAGAACGGACATCGTCCGCTCGGAACGTCGGCTCATGGGGGTCCTGTCTGAAGGTCGGATCCGTGGTGGGACGCGAAGCGGGGCGCGGAGCGGCGCGGCGCAATCGTAACCAAAGCGCTGATTCGACGATTGTCGGCCATGTGGATCCCTTCGTCGATCGCCGTGTGGCGCTGATCACGGGCCGCTCCAGCGGGCGCCCCGCCTCGGAGAGGAACCGCGATGCCCCCGAAGGTCGTCACGTTCGGTGATGTTCCGGCCGGTCGGTGTCGCGAAGCGTGATTGAATTGCCGATGCGACCGCGACCACGCGAGGACGATCTATTAAGACGCGCGGACGCGGATCGGGGTTGCCTCTTCTCCGGACACGATAGGGTCAGCCCTATTCGGCTCTTTCGGCTCAGCCGTCCGGATCCGCCGCACCCGCGGGCGGAGACCGGCAGCGGCGGGTAGCCGGGAGGAGCCGGCCCTCGCCGCACGGCGACGGCCGCCGTCACCGCAGCCGGTGACCCCCCGGACCCCTGGGTCCGTCCCCCGTTCGTACCCCGAACGACCCCAACCGTTAGCGGAGTCCGCATGCTGACCGGAGGAGAGGTAGCCGCCCTGATCGCCGCGGTGGTCTGGGCGGTCCTGGTCGCGTTCCTGTGCGTGGCGCTGATCAGGCTCACGCGGCTGTTGGCCGAGGCCACCAAGGTCGTATCCGAATTCGGCGAGCGCACGGCGCCCCTGCTGGACGACGTCGCCGCGACCGTGGAGCGCACCAACGTGTCCCTGGAGCGAGTCGAGGAGATCACCGCCAACGTCGCCACCACCACGGAGGACGTGTCGAGCGTGACCGCCCTCACCCGCTCGGTGGTCACCGGCCCCCTGGTCAAGGCGGCCTCGTTCTCCTACGGGATGCGCAGGGTGCTCGGCCGGCGCCGCGCCCTCGCCCTCATCCGCACGCGCCGCAGACGGGAGCGCGCATGATCGGCAGGACCTTTTATTTTGTCGCCGGTGCCGCCCTCGGCGGGTATCTTGTGCACAAGCTCAACCGCACCGCTCGTGCGTGGAGTCCGGGCGGCATCGCCGACCGCGTCGAGGGCCGCGTCGCCGATTACCGCGCCGCCCTCCGCGAGCTCAACGAGGACATCGCCGGCGCCGTGGCCGAACACGAAGCCGAACTGCGCCGCCGCCACGCCCCCGCCGATAGCGGTCGAGCACCGGAGTCCGCGCGGACCGCGCACGCCAGAACAATCGAAGCCCACGACATGAAGGACGGCCGCTGATGGAGACGGCAGAAATCGTTCGCCGCTTCCTCGCTTTCTTCGAGCAGAACGAGCACACCGTGGTGCCGTCGGCCAGCCTGGTCGCCGACGACCCCACGCTGCTGTTCGTCCCGGCCGGCATGGTGCCGTTCAAACCGTACTTCCTGGGCCAGCGCACGCCGCCCTACGACCGCGCCACCAGCGTCCAGAAGTGCATCCGCACCGTCGACATCGACGAAGTGGGCAAGACGTCGCGGCACGCGACCTTCTTCCAGATGCTGGGCAACTTCTCCTTCGGCGACTACTTCAAGGAGAAGGCCGTCCCGCTGGCCTGGAAGCTCCTGACGACGCCGGTGGCCGACGGCGGCTTCGGGGTCGACCCCGACCGGCTCTGGGTCACCGTCTACCTCGACGACGACGAGGCCGAGCGGATCTGGCGGGAGGAGGTCGGCGTCCCCGCCGACCGGATCCAGCGCTTCGGGGTCGAGGAGAACTACTGGTCCATGGGCGTGCCCGGCCCCTGCGGCCCGTGCTCGGAGATCTTCTACGACCGCGGCCCCGCCTACGGCGCCGAGGGTGGACCGGTCGCCGACGAGAACCGCTACGTCGAGATCTGGAACCTCGTCTTCATGCAGTACGAGCGGGGAGAGGGCGGAGCGAAGAAGGATTACCCGATCCTCGGCGAGCTGCCGCGCAAGAACATCGACACCGGCATGGGCCTGGAGCGCCTGGCCTCCCTCCTGCAGGGCGTCGACAACATCTACGAGACCGACACCCTCGGCCGCATCCTGCAGGACACCGCGGCGCGCACCGGCGTCGCCTACGGGGCCGACGAGCGCTCCGACGTCATGCTGCGAGTGGTCGCCGACCACGTGCGCAGCGCCACGATGCTCGTCTCCGACGGCGTCCGGCCCGGCAACGAGAAGGGCGGCTACGTCCTGCGCCGCATCCTGCGGCGTTCGATCCGAAACCTGCGGCTGCTCTCCGGCACCGACGCCTCCTTCCTGCACGACCTCACCGAGACCGCGATCAGCGCCATGAGCGGCATCTACCCGGAGCTGCGCGGCAACGCCGACCGCATCCACGAGGTCGTCGACACCGAGGAGAAGAACTTCTCCGACACCCTGCGCTCGGGCACGGCGCTGTTCGGCCGCGCCGCCGAGCGCACCAGGGGCAGCGGGTCGGCGCAGATCTCCGGTGCCGACGCCTTCCAACTGCACGACACCTACGGCTTCCCGATCGACCTCACCCTGGAGATGGCCGGCGAGCAGGGCCTCAGCGTCGACGAGGACGCCTTCCGCCGTCTCATGCAGGAGCAGAAGGACACCGCCAAGCGCGACGCCAAGGCCAAGAAGCTCGGCAACGCCGACATCAGCACCTACGCGCAGCTGCTGGAGGGTTCCGGCGCGACCGACTTCCTCGGCTACACCGACGCCGAGAGCGAGTCCCGCGTCCTCGGCCTGATCGTCGACGGCGCGCCGGTGACCGCCGCGCGCGCCGGCGACAAGGTCGAGCTGGTGCTGGACCGCACCCCGTTCTACGCCGAGAGCGGCGGCCAGCTCGCCGACAAGGGCACCGTCGCCGCCGACGGCAGGGGCACCGTGGACGTCGACGACGTGCAGAAGCCGATCGCCGGCCTGTTCGTGCACCGGGGCACGGTCCGCTCCGGTGAGATCGCCGTCGACGACCGGGTGCACGCCGTGATCGACTCCGACCGCCGCGCCTCGGTCTCGCGTGCCCACTCGGCCACCCACCTCATCCACTCGGCGCTGCGCAACGCGCTGGGCCCCTCCACCGGCCAGGCCGGCTCGGAGAACCGGCCGGGCCAGCTCCGCTTCGACTTCACCGCGAACAAGGCGCTCGCCCCCGCCGAGCTCGCCGAGGTCGAGGAGGAGGTCAACACGGTCCTGGCCGGCGACATCCAGGTCCGCGACTTCGAGACCTCCCTGGACGAGGCGCTGTCCATGGGCGCGCTGGCGATGTTCGGCGAGAAGTACGGCGACCGCGTGCGCGTCGTGGAGATGAGCGACTACTCCCGCGAGCTGTGCGGCGGCACCCACGTCAACGCCACCGGACAGCTCGGCATCGTCAAGCTGCTGGGCGAGTCCTCCGTCGGATCCGGCGTGCGCCGGGTGGAGGCGGCCGTGGGCCTCGACGCGTTCCGTCGGCTGTCCAAGGAGTCCCTGCTGGTCGGCCGGCTCTCCGAGCAGCTGAAGGCGCCGCGCGAGGAACTGCCGCAGCGCATCGACACCATGGTCTCCCGGCTGCGGGCCGCGGAGAAGGAGATCGAGAAGCTGCGCGCCGCGCAGGTCCTCCAGGCCGCCGAGGGGCTGGCCGCCGGCGCCCGCGAGCACGGCTCGGCGCTCGTCGTCGCACACCGCGCCCCCGACGGGACCGGCGCCGACGACCTGCGCAGGCTGGCGCTGGACGTGCGCGGACGGCTCGGCGAGGACCGCCCGGTCGTCGTCGCGATCGCCGGCGTCTCCAAGGACCGCCCCGTCGTGGTGACCGCCGTCAACAAGGCCGGCCAGGCCGCGGGCCTGCGGGCCGGCGACCTCGTCGGCGTGGCGGCGCGCGCGCTCGGCGGCGGTGGCGGCGGCAAGCCCGATGTCGCGCAGGGCGGCGGCAACGACGCCACCGCCGTCGGCGCCGCGCTGCGCGCGGTGGAGCAGCGAGTCTCGGAGGCCCCATGACCTCCCCGGATCACGCGCCGGCCGCGGCCGGCGCACCGCCCCTTGTTCGGCGTCCGGGGGAGCCCGGCCGTTGAGGCACGGCGTACGTCTCGCGGTCGACCCCGGCAACGCGCGCATCGGGGTCGCGCGCAGCGACCCCAGCGGCACGCTGGCGACCCCGGTCGAGACGGTCCGGCGCGGCAGGGGCGATCTCGACCGGATCACCGAGCTGGTGCTCGAACACGAGGCCCGCGAGGTCGTCGTCGGCTACCCGGCGTCGCTCTCCGGCGAGGAGGGGCCCGCCGCACGCGGCGCCCGCTCCTTCGCCCGGGCCCTGGCGGCCCGGCTCGCCCCGGTGCCGGTACGGCTGGTGGACGAGCGGTTGACCACCGTCACCGCGCAGAGCCAGTTGCACGCGGGGGCCTCCTTCGGCAAGCGGGGGGCTCAGGGCGGGCGCGCCCGCCGCGAGGTGATCGATCAGGCCGCGGCGACGGTCCTGCTGCAGAGCGCACTCGACGCCGAGCGCAGCACCGGCCGGGTCCCGGGCGAACTCGTTGAGGTGACGGCATGAGCGACAACGACAGCGGCCGCTACGGAGACCGCCCGCGCCGGGCGCGCCACGGCCGGCACTCCACGGGGACGGCCGAGGGTCCGGCCGATCCCGACTCCGACCCCTGGATGCGCGAACCCGCGCCGCTGCGGCAGCGGCGCGAGGGCACCGTTCCGGAGCAGGACGGATGGTCCCGAGGCCCGGAGTCCTTCGGTGACGGTCGTGCCGGCCGCCGCAGGCGGGCCGATCCCGCTCCCGCCGACGCCCCGGAGCCCGACCCCGTCCTGGACCGGCCCCGCGGCCGGCGCCGCCGCCCCGATCCGGCCCTCGACGCCGACCGCGACCTGCCCCGGCCCGCGCCCGGCGGCCCGGAGCGCGAACGCGGCCGCGCCGCCGCGGATCCCGCCCCCGACCGCGACGCCCCGCCCAGGGGCCGCCGACGCCGCGGGGCCGAGCCGCCCCCGTCCCCCGACCGCGGGTCCGCCCCGGAGGACGACGCCCCGCCCAGGGGCCGCCGTCGTCGCGGGACCGAGTCGCAGGCCGGTGACCCCCTGGACCGGTCCGAGCCCGCAACGGGGGAGCTCCCCGCCCGCGGCCGCAGACGGGCGTCCGCCGAGGCCGGACCCGAGCCGCGCGGGCGGCGCTCCCGCCGCTCCCGCGCCGCCGGGCCCGAGGAGGAGCCCGCCGAGCTCCTGGACCTCCCGTTCGAGGACGACGATGACGAGGACGAGCCCCCGCGCCGCCGCTCCCAGCGGCGCCGGGAGTCCCGCTCCCGGGGCCGGCGCGGCGACGGGCGCCGCTCCAGCCGCCGCCGCAGGCGCGGCAGGCTCGCCCCGCTGACCGCGGTGCTGGTCATCGTGCTGTTCGTCGGCGCGGCCGGTGCCGGCGGCTACACGCTGCTGCGCACCTACCTCATCCCGCCGGACTTCGAGGGCGAGGGCACCGGCGATGTCGAGGTCGTCGTCGAGGAGGGCGACACCGGCACCGAGGTCGGCACGACCCTGGAGGAGGCGGGCGTCGTCGCCAGTGTGCGGGCGTTCACCAACGCCCTGCGCGGCGAGGACGCCGACAGCCTCGCCCCGGGCACCTACCGGCTGCGCTCCGAGATGAGCGCCGACGCCGCGGTGTCCCTGCTGCTCGACCCCTCCTCGCGCATCGCGGCCCAGGTGACGATCCGCGAGGGCCTGCGCTCCACCGAGATCCTCGAGGAGACCGCGAAGGGCACCGGGATCCCGCTGGAGGAGCTGGAGGCCGCCTACCAGGATTCCGAGTCGCTGGACCTGCCCGACTACGCCACGGAAGGGGCCGAGGGCTACCTGTTCCCCGCCACCTACACCTTCGACCCCGGCGCCGACGCCACCGAGGTGCTGGCCCAGATGGTCGACCGCTACAAGCAGGTGGTCGAGGAGCTCGAACTGGAGCGGCGCGCCGAGGAGGCCGACCTCACCCCCAACGAGGTCATGTCGATCGCGGCCATCGTGCAGGCCGAGACCGGCGGGGTCGAGGACATGCCCGAGATCTCGAGCGTGGTCTACAACCGGCTCGAAGCGGACATGGAGCTGAAGATGGACAGCACCTGCTTCTACGCCATCGGCGAGTACGGCATCGCGATGAACTCCGACCAGCAGGACCGCTGCGAGGCCTCCGACAGCGAGTACAAGACCTACTTCCGCAAGGGCCTGCCCGTCGGCCCCATCGTCAGCCCCGGCGCGGACGCGATCGACGCCGCGCTCGACCCGGCCGAGACCGACTGGCTCTTCTTCGTGGCCACCGATCCCGAGAACGGCGTCACGGAGTTCGCCGAGACCGAGGCCGAGTTCTGGGAGCTGGTGGAGAAGTTCAACCAGAGCCAGCAGGAGTGACCAGTGGTGACCGTCTTCCCCGCCGATCCCGGCGGAAACGGATCCCGGGCCGTGCGCGATGACGCCGACGACGCCGGGACCGGCGCGGACCCGCAGGGCAAGGTGCGGCGCGCGGCCGTGCTCGGCTCGCCCATCGCGCACTCGCTGTCGCCCGTGCTGCACTCGGCCGCCTACGCCGAACTCGGCATCGCGCGGGAGTGGAGCTACGAGCGGTTCGAGTGCGAGGAGGCGGGGCTGGCCGCGTTCCTGGACGGCTGCGACGAGTCCTGGGCCGGGCTGTCGCTGACCATGCCGCTCAAACGCCTGGCGCTGTCCCTGGCCGACGAGGTCGAGGAACCCGCCGCCGCCGTCGGCGGGGCCAACACCATGGTCTTCCGCGGCGGCCGCCGGCACGCCTACAACACCGACGTGGCCGGCATCGTGGCGGCGCTGCGCGAGGCCGGGGTGCACGCCGTGCGCTCGGCGGTGATCCTGGGCGCGGGGGCCACCGCGGCCTCCGCGCTGGCCGCGGTGCGCGAACTGGGCGCGACCGAGCCGGGGGCGGTCACCGCCCTGGCCCGCTACCTGGGGCGCACCGCCGAGCTGGCCGAGGCGGCCGAGCGCATGTCGGCGGCGATCGGATTCGCCCCGCTGAGCGAGATCGACACCCACCTCGACGTGGACCTGGTCGTCTCCACGGTTCCGGCCGGCGCGGCCGACGCCTACGCGCCCGCGGTCGCGGCGAGTCGGGCCGCGGTGTTCGACGTCGTCTACGCGCACTGGCCGACCGCCCTGGCGCGCGCCGTCACCGCCGCG
This sequence is a window from Spinactinospora alkalitolerans. Protein-coding genes within it:
- a CDS encoding DUF6167 family protein, whose protein sequence is MIGRTFYFVAGAALGGYLVHKLNRTARAWSPGGIADRVEGRVADYRAALRELNEDIAGAVAEHEAELRRRHAPADSGRAPESARTAHARTIEAHDMKDGR
- a CDS encoding serine/threonine protein kinase, with protein sequence MSRRSERTMSVLVPPNLVPLAAEDPRTVGPYVVIGRIGSGRTGTVYAAVNPTVASDAVLAVKTLHSSHLTDDWTRAELERRLHALSAVDGRCYVPPVAFDAYATPPWLAMPYTSGVPLAQYARKRGAMGAGRLIALAAGIAEGLQALHGSGLAHGDLKPSNILLSSSGPRILDCALPGDATALRQSAAWMSPERHRGEPPSQSGDVFAWGAVVAFAATGRLPFGLGEPEVLAARVADTEPDLDGVPADLVPLLRRALSKQAGARPSVRELLGAAIAVWERASIAEAAEHGVPGTAVTRLLSREWQGIVEPAWLPRVIHLDGAPSGGRGRVPLVVGGAALALALIGGGIWAGVSALTGGGAAEQAAADSTPSASPAPEGPRTAVVRFGEVPQPDPVDGPWVYTEVERVEEGAAAPTGEIPTQQEWSGQWEDAEASGDPLEARIAPDAEVLCARFCLTPGQLYTDEEGRGTFEVTGQDFINYLSWGDVVIAEVTYAEEETEDGLPEIVRITELYRPADR
- a CDS encoding phosphatase PAP2 family protein, with translation MSLAAFTAVTVVLIGDAVPPFQGLDASVTLWALEVRADPLTAVAVLLHHIGQRPWGVLLLAAVAAPLVYLRRWWSLLLVLTAWLATSAIAVKALKELLGRERPVDQLIQETSPAFPSGHAAYAAVLGMAVVAVAVRHRGWALVGALLFTAVMGWSRIYLGVHWFSDTVAGALLGWGIALVTWWAFALPGLVPVTRAPSEPAPEQVRAADD
- the alaS gene encoding alanine--tRNA ligase; protein product: METAEIVRRFLAFFEQNEHTVVPSASLVADDPTLLFVPAGMVPFKPYFLGQRTPPYDRATSVQKCIRTVDIDEVGKTSRHATFFQMLGNFSFGDYFKEKAVPLAWKLLTTPVADGGFGVDPDRLWVTVYLDDDEAERIWREEVGVPADRIQRFGVEENYWSMGVPGPCGPCSEIFYDRGPAYGAEGGPVADENRYVEIWNLVFMQYERGEGGAKKDYPILGELPRKNIDTGMGLERLASLLQGVDNIYETDTLGRILQDTAARTGVAYGADERSDVMLRVVADHVRSATMLVSDGVRPGNEKGGYVLRRILRRSIRNLRLLSGTDASFLHDLTETAISAMSGIYPELRGNADRIHEVVDTEEKNFSDTLRSGTALFGRAAERTRGSGSAQISGADAFQLHDTYGFPIDLTLEMAGEQGLSVDEDAFRRLMQEQKDTAKRDAKAKKLGNADISTYAQLLEGSGATDFLGYTDAESESRVLGLIVDGAPVTAARAGDKVELVLDRTPFYAESGGQLADKGTVAADGRGTVDVDDVQKPIAGLFVHRGTVRSGEIAVDDRVHAVIDSDRRASVSRAHSATHLIHSALRNALGPSTGQAGSENRPGQLRFDFTANKALAPAELAEVEEEVNTVLAGDIQVRDFETSLDEALSMGALAMFGEKYGDRVRVVEMSDYSRELCGGTHVNATGQLGIVKLLGESSVGSGVRRVEAAVGLDAFRRLSKESLLVGRLSEQLKAPREELPQRIDTMVSRLRAAEKEIEKLRAAQVLQAAEGLAAGAREHGSALVVAHRAPDGTGADDLRRLALDVRGRLGEDRPVVVAIAGVSKDRPVVVTAVNKAGQAAGLRAGDLVGVAARALGGGGGGKPDVAQGGGNDATAVGAALRAVEQRVSEAP
- the mltG gene encoding endolytic transglycosylase MltG, yielding MSDNDSGRYGDRPRRARHGRHSTGTAEGPADPDSDPWMREPAPLRQRREGTVPEQDGWSRGPESFGDGRAGRRRRADPAPADAPEPDPVLDRPRGRRRRPDPALDADRDLPRPAPGGPERERGRAAADPAPDRDAPPRGRRRRGAEPPPSPDRGSAPEDDAPPRGRRRRGTESQAGDPLDRSEPATGELPARGRRRASAEAGPEPRGRRSRRSRAAGPEEEPAELLDLPFEDDDDEDEPPRRRSQRRRESRSRGRRGDGRRSSRRRRRGRLAPLTAVLVIVLFVGAAGAGGYTLLRTYLIPPDFEGEGTGDVEVVVEEGDTGTEVGTTLEEAGVVASVRAFTNALRGEDADSLAPGTYRLRSEMSADAAVSLLLDPSSRIAAQVTIREGLRSTEILEETAKGTGIPLEELEAAYQDSESLDLPDYATEGAEGYLFPATYTFDPGADATEVLAQMVDRYKQVVEELELERRAEEADLTPNEVMSIAAIVQAETGGVEDMPEISSVVYNRLEADMELKMDSTCFYAIGEYGIAMNSDQQDRCEASDSEYKTYFRKGLPVGPIVSPGADAIDAALDPAETDWLFFVATDPENGVTEFAETEAEFWELVEKFNQSQQE
- a CDS encoding shikimate dehydrogenase, whose product is MRRAAVLGSPIAHSLSPVLHSAAYAELGIAREWSYERFECEEAGLAAFLDGCDESWAGLSLTMPLKRLALSLADEVEEPAAAVGGANTMVFRGGRRHAYNTDVAGIVAALREAGVHAVRSAVILGAGATAASALAAVRELGATEPGAVTALARYLGRTAELAEAAERMSAAIGFAPLSEIDTHLDVDLVVSTVPAGAADAYAPAVAASRAAVFDVVYAHWPTALARAVTAAGGTVVGGFPMLLHQAGAQVELMTGRAPAPVAAMRAAGEAELARREKEWE
- a CDS encoding DUF948 domain-containing protein; the encoded protein is MLTGGEVAALIAAVVWAVLVAFLCVALIRLTRLLAEATKVVSEFGERTAPLLDDVAATVERTNVSLERVEEITANVATTTEDVSSVTALTRSVVTGPLVKAASFSYGMRRVLGRRRALALIRTRRRRERA
- a CDS encoding replication-associated recombination protein A, yielding MSETLFDDAGAEAQRGQEPLAVRMRPRTLDEVVGQRHLLGAGSPLRRLVEDDAPMSLFLWGPPGTGKTTLATVVSRVTQRRFVELSAVTAGVKDVRAVIDDARRQMGMRGTRTLLFVDEVHRFNKAQQDALLPAVENRWVSFIGATTENPFFSVISPLLSRSLLLTLEPHTDDDVRTVIERALADERGLNGRHTLDAEAAEHLVRLAGGDARRSLTYLEAADLVAGTRSEITVADVERAVDRHAVRYDRSGDQHYDVVSAFIKSMRGSDVDASLHYLARMIEAGEDPRFIARRIVVHASEDVGMADPGALQVAVAAAQAVDLIGLPEARINLAQAVIHIALAPKSNAVIGAIDAAMADVRAGRAGAVPPHLRDGHYKGAKALGHGEGYEYAHDHPGGVVAQRYAPDSVAGREYYRPTTHGAERRFGEVLERIRGVLRGGSRRP
- the ruvX gene encoding Holliday junction resolvase RuvX, encoding MRHGVRLAVDPGNARIGVARSDPSGTLATPVETVRRGRGDLDRITELVLEHEAREVVVGYPASLSGEEGPAARGARSFARALAARLAPVPVRLVDERLTTVTAQSQLHAGASFGKRGAQGGRARREVIDQAAATVLLQSALDAERSTGRVPGELVEVTA